In Psychrobacter sp. JCM 18902, a single window of DNA contains:
- the rpsO gene encoding 30S ribosomal protein S15 has product MLTNTDREQIIAQYQRGENDTGSPEVQVALLSARINDLQNHFKAHKADHHSRRGLIRMVNTRRKLLDYLKGKDLGRYTTLISQLGLRR; this is encoded by the coding sequence ATGCTAACTAATACCGATCGCGAACAAATCATTGCTCAATACCAACGTGGCGAAAATGACACTGGTTCTCCAGAAGTTCAAGTAGCACTATTGAGTGCTCGTATCAACGATTTGCAGAACCATTTTAAAGCACATAAAGCTGATCATCATAGCCGTCGCGGTCTTATCCGTATGGTTAATACGCGTCGTAAATTGCTTGATTACCTAAAAGGTAAAGATCTTGGTCGTTACACCACGCTTATCAGCCAGTTAGGTCTACGTCGTTAA
- a CDS encoding YheV family putative metal-binding protein: MRYQSTRPKRQFLSGVRCPKCQAMDAVVQINVVTPEPDEYIECTLCGHSEHRPDPDAISAKNHAEDQIARDIMATGTSGTVKFKP; this comes from the coding sequence ATGCGCTATCAATCAACGCGACCAAAGCGACAGTTTTTATCCGGTGTTCGCTGCCCTAAGTGTCAAGCGATGGATGCGGTGGTACAAATAAACGTCGTCACCCCAGAACCTGATGAGTATATTGAATGCACATTATGTGGACATAGCGAACATCGCCCTGATCCTGATGCAATCAGTGCCAAAAACCATGCTGAAGACCAAATTGCACGTGATATTATGGCTACTGGTACCAGCGGCACAGTAAAATTCAAACCTTAA
- the pnp gene encoding polyribonucleotide nucleotidyltransferase has protein sequence MTMFNTIKREFQYGNQQVVIETGRIARQANSILVHMGGVTVLVAAVVKSEAKEGQNFFPLTVNYQEKMYAAGKIPGAYGKREGRASEFETLTSRLIDRPIRPLFPEGYVNEIQITATVVSSDKTQSADIAALIGASAALAISDAPFNGPVAAARVGFINGEYILNPTIEQLKESDLDLVVAGTKSAVLMVESEAAELSEDQMLGAVLYGHQQQQIVIDNIASMAEEIGTAKQQYIAPERDQALTSSMKEQFGEQVADAYTITDKQERYTKLDEIKQSIIDALAGDAESETYADTVSELKEIYNDLKYRTVRDNILSGKPRIDGRDLETVRALDVQVGVLPYTHGSALFTRGETQALVTTTLGNSRDVNMIDSLGGTIRDHFMLHYNFPHFSVGETGREGIPKRREIGHGRLARRGVQAMLPDSERFPYVIRVVSEITESNGSSSMASVCGASLALMDAGVPLKAPVAGIAMGLVKEGERFAVLSDILGDEDHLGDMDFKVAGSKDGITALQMDIKIEGITPDIMEQALKQAHAGRIHILDAMNKVLPESRTEINAHAPNYAVIEINPDKIRDVIGKGGAMIRQLTEETGAVIDIDDGGTIRIFGENKAATKAAIGRIEALTAEVEVGKTYEGTVARIVDFGAFINVLPNTDGLVHISQIAEERVENVSDYLKEGQIVKVFVQDVDNRGRIKLTMKGIEQS, from the coding sequence ATGACAATGTTTAACACCATTAAGCGTGAATTTCAGTATGGCAACCAACAGGTTGTGATTGAGACAGGTCGTATTGCTCGTCAAGCAAACTCTATTTTGGTTCACATGGGTGGCGTTACCGTACTTGTCGCAGCAGTGGTAAAGTCAGAGGCTAAAGAAGGTCAAAACTTCTTTCCGCTAACGGTTAATTATCAAGAAAAAATGTATGCAGCGGGCAAAATCCCAGGTGCCTATGGCAAACGTGAAGGTCGTGCAAGCGAGTTCGAAACCCTAACCTCACGCTTGATTGACCGTCCGATTCGTCCGCTATTCCCTGAAGGTTATGTTAACGAAATTCAAATTACCGCAACGGTTGTTTCATCAGATAAGACTCAGTCTGCAGATATCGCAGCCTTAATCGGCGCATCAGCGGCACTGGCTATCTCTGATGCACCATTCAATGGCCCAGTCGCAGCTGCCCGTGTTGGCTTTATCAACGGCGAGTACATCCTGAACCCAACCATTGAGCAGCTTAAAGAGAGTGATCTTGATTTGGTTGTGGCTGGTACGAAGTCTGCGGTACTAATGGTTGAATCTGAAGCCGCAGAGCTGTCAGAAGATCAAATGCTAGGCGCGGTATTATATGGTCATCAACAACAGCAAATCGTTATTGATAACATTGCTTCAATGGCAGAAGAAATCGGTACTGCTAAGCAGCAGTATATTGCCCCTGAGCGTGATCAAGCGCTTACCAGCAGCATGAAAGAGCAGTTTGGTGAGCAAGTTGCTGACGCTTATACGATTACTGATAAGCAAGAGCGTTACACTAAGCTTGACGAAATCAAGCAGTCAATTATTGATGCACTTGCTGGTGATGCTGAGTCAGAAACTTATGCTGATACCGTATCTGAGCTTAAAGAAATCTATAACGATCTTAAATATCGTACGGTTCGTGACAATATCTTGTCAGGTAAGCCGCGTATTGATGGTCGCGATCTTGAGACTGTTCGTGCCCTTGACGTACAAGTTGGTGTATTGCCATACACGCATGGTTCAGCATTGTTCACACGCGGTGAAACGCAAGCATTGGTTACGACCACGCTTGGTAACAGCCGTGATGTCAACATGATTGACTCACTAGGTGGCACGATTCGTGACCATTTCATGCTGCATTACAACTTCCCACATTTCTCAGTTGGTGAAACAGGTCGTGAAGGTATTCCAAAACGTCGTGAAATCGGTCATGGCCGTTTAGCACGTCGCGGTGTACAAGCAATGCTTCCAGATAGCGAGCGCTTCCCGTACGTCATCCGTGTGGTATCAGAGATTACTGAATCAAACGGTTCATCATCTATGGCGTCTGTTTGCGGCGCAAGCTTGGCATTGATGGATGCTGGTGTTCCACTAAAAGCACCAGTTGCTGGTATCGCGATGGGTCTGGTTAAAGAAGGTGAGCGTTTCGCTGTACTATCAGACATCTTAGGTGATGAAGATCATCTTGGCGATATGGATTTTAAAGTTGCTGGTTCTAAAGATGGTATCACTGCGCTGCAGATGGACATCAAAATCGAAGGTATTACGCCTGACATCATGGAGCAAGCGCTTAAGCAAGCCCATGCTGGTCGTATCCACATCTTAGATGCGATGAATAAAGTATTGCCTGAGAGTCGTACTGAAATCAACGCTCATGCACCAAACTATGCGGTTATCGAAATCAATCCGGATAAAATCCGTGACGTAATCGGTAAAGGCGGCGCGATGATTCGTCAGCTAACCGAAGAGACTGGCGCAGTTATCGATATCGATGATGGCGGCACGATTCGTATCTTTGGTGAAAACAAAGCGGCAACTAAAGCAGCTATCGGTAGAATCGAAGCGTTGACTGCAGAAGTTGAAGTGGGCAAAACTTATGAAGGTACGGTTGCTCGTATCGTTGATTTTGGCGCGTTTATTAACGTCTTGCCAAACACTGATGGCTTGGTACACATCTCACAAATCGCTGAAGAGCGCGTTGAGAACGTTTCTGACTACCTAAAAGAAGGTCAGATCGTTAAAGTCTTCGTCCAAGACGTCGATAACCGTGGTCGTATTAAATTGACTATGAAAGGTATCGAGCAAAGCTAA